One genomic region from Candidatus Binataceae bacterium encodes:
- a CDS encoding amidohydrolase family protein: protein MADYDIQIKGGTIVDGTRVPRYQGDVWIKDGKVAQLGGRSPGFAKKVIDANGLIVAPGFVDLHTHYDAQIRWDPYCTISGWHGVTSLVLGNCGFGFAPCKPEFIERSMLTMTRTEAIPFASMKAGIKWDWETIPQYLDSLDRTPKGVNCIQYMPTASLMTYVMGLEAAKTRPATEQERVEMARLLDEGMDAGLCGFSIQRLGPNSVQADFDGSPMVTDTMCDEDILNLGRVLRRRDEGFMEITQGTGDARHDLAFVEKLADESQRPILWQAIIPTRANPEIHRRSMRFVERNRAKGRQIFGQAGTVRSGFAFTLENWNLYDTLPEWRDLTIGTKEEKLAKMQDPARRAAVVHANDNCDMNFKAIQAGVGGHPKHLIVQWVENNEELEKHVGKSLGQIGMEEGKHPIEAMLDIAVATGLKAEFLGPNRGFNPEYMAEIINNSQFTFPGVSDGGAHTKFFTGGAFTTDFLRWLVRDEQRITLEEAHYRMSALPAHAAGFRDRGVLREGAAADVVVYDLNGLGIEPDWVGEIVHDLPGGEWRRVQRSKGYRSIIVNGVETFSEGNCTGATPGKLLRHGRA, encoded by the coding sequence ATGGCTGATTACGATATCCAAATCAAGGGTGGCACGATCGTCGATGGCACGCGCGTCCCGCGCTACCAGGGCGACGTCTGGATCAAAGACGGCAAGGTCGCCCAGCTCGGCGGACGCTCGCCGGGCTTTGCCAAAAAGGTGATCGACGCCAACGGCCTGATCGTCGCGCCAGGCTTCGTCGATCTGCACACCCATTACGACGCGCAAATCCGCTGGGATCCTTACTGCACGATCTCCGGATGGCACGGCGTGACGTCGCTGGTGCTCGGTAACTGCGGCTTCGGCTTCGCGCCCTGCAAGCCTGAGTTCATCGAGCGCTCGATGCTCACGATGACGCGCACCGAGGCGATTCCCTTCGCGTCGATGAAGGCCGGGATCAAGTGGGATTGGGAGACCATCCCGCAGTATCTCGATTCATTGGATCGGACCCCCAAGGGCGTCAACTGCATCCAGTACATGCCGACCGCCTCGCTGATGACCTACGTGATGGGCCTCGAGGCGGCGAAGACGCGGCCGGCGACCGAGCAGGAGCGGGTCGAGATGGCGCGGCTGCTCGACGAAGGGATGGACGCGGGGCTCTGCGGCTTCTCGATTCAGCGGCTCGGACCGAATTCGGTGCAGGCCGACTTTGACGGCTCACCGATGGTCACCGACACGATGTGCGACGAGGACATCCTGAACCTCGGCCGCGTGCTGCGCCGGCGTGACGAAGGTTTCATGGAGATCACACAGGGCACCGGCGACGCGCGCCATGACCTGGCCTTCGTCGAGAAGCTGGCGGACGAATCGCAGCGGCCGATCCTCTGGCAGGCGATCATCCCGACGCGCGCCAACCCGGAAATCCATCGCCGCAGCATGCGCTTCGTCGAACGCAACCGCGCGAAGGGGCGTCAGATCTTCGGTCAGGCAGGCACGGTCCGCAGCGGCTTCGCCTTCACACTCGAGAACTGGAACCTCTATGACACGCTGCCCGAATGGCGCGACCTGACAATCGGCACGAAAGAAGAGAAGCTCGCCAAGATGCAGGATCCGGCGCGGCGCGCAGCGGTCGTCCACGCCAACGACAACTGCGACATGAACTTCAAGGCGATCCAGGCCGGCGTCGGCGGCCATCCGAAGCATCTGATCGTGCAGTGGGTCGAGAATAACGAAGAGCTCGAAAAGCATGTCGGCAAGTCGCTCGGCCAGATTGGGATGGAAGAGGGCAAGCATCCGATCGAAGCGATGCTCGATATCGCCGTGGCGACCGGCCTCAAGGCTGAATTCCTCGGCCCCAATCGCGGTTTCAACCCCGAGTACATGGCCGAGATCATCAACAACTCGCAGTTCACCTTCCCCGGCGTTTCGGACGGCGGAGCGCACACCAAGTTCTTCACCGGCGGGGCGTTCACGACCGATTTCCTGCGCTGGCTGGTGCGCGACGAACAGCGCATCACGCTCGAAGAGGCGCACTACCGCATGTCGGCGCTGCCTGCGCACGCGGCGGGCTTCCGCGATCGCGGCGTGCTGCGCGAGGGCGCTGCGGCGGATGTCGTGGTGTATGACCTCAACGGCCTCGGGATCGAGCCGGACTGGGTCGGCGAGATCGTCCACGATCTGCCGGGCGGCGAATGGCGGCGGGTGCAGCGCTCGAAGGGCTACCGCTCGATCATCGTCAACGGCGTCGAGACCTTCAGCGAGGGCAATTGCACCGGGGCGACGCCGGGCAAGCTCCTGCGTCACGGGCGCGCCTGA
- the speY gene encoding deoxyhypusine synthase, with amino-acid sequence MSAAKKNNRFLSGAAIEPRPVRGDMTAAELIDTAFLAYNGRRLREACRLFAEKMLAADAVVGMSITGALTPAGLGMSCLIPLIENGFIDWIVSTGANLYHDTHFGIGLKMYQGSAETDDVALRKAGVVRIYDIFFDYHVLLSTDAFFRELARNEEFQHPMGTAEFHYRAGRYVAERERVLKLKRRSILAAAHEYAVPVYTSSPGDSSIGMNLALLELEGYQLRIDPLSDVNETAAIVYAAKSHGLNSSVFILGGGSPKNFVLQTEPQIQEVMGVAEKGHDYFLQVTDARPDTGGLSGATPNEAVSWGKIDPERLPDSVVCYVDSTVALPLITAYALARRKPRPPRRLYEQRERMMSELLAAYEKVRRRSGRASAKPRKRVRETAAK; translated from the coding sequence ATGTCCGCAGCGAAGAAGAATAACCGCTTCCTGAGCGGCGCGGCGATCGAGCCGCGTCCTGTGCGCGGCGACATGACCGCGGCCGAGCTGATCGATACGGCCTTTTTGGCCTACAACGGCCGCCGCCTGCGCGAGGCTTGCCGGCTGTTCGCCGAAAAGATGCTGGCGGCCGACGCCGTCGTCGGGATGAGCATCACCGGCGCGTTGACCCCGGCCGGGCTCGGCATGTCGTGCCTCATCCCGCTCATCGAAAACGGTTTTATTGACTGGATCGTCTCGACCGGCGCCAATCTATATCACGATACGCATTTCGGGATCGGCCTCAAGATGTATCAGGGCTCAGCCGAGACCGACGACGTAGCGCTGCGCAAGGCGGGCGTCGTGCGCATCTACGATATTTTTTTCGACTACCACGTGCTGCTCTCGACCGACGCCTTTTTCCGCGAACTGGCGCGCAATGAGGAGTTTCAGCATCCGATGGGCACCGCGGAATTTCATTATCGCGCCGGCCGTTACGTCGCCGAGCGCGAGCGCGTCCTCAAGCTCAAGCGGCGCTCGATCCTGGCCGCGGCGCATGAATACGCCGTGCCGGTCTACACCTCGTCGCCCGGCGATTCGTCGATCGGGATGAACCTCGCGCTGCTCGAACTCGAAGGCTACCAGCTGCGGATCGATCCGCTCAGCGACGTCAACGAGACCGCGGCGATCGTCTATGCGGCGAAGTCGCACGGCCTGAACAGCAGCGTCTTCATCCTCGGCGGCGGCTCGCCGAAGAACTTCGTGCTCCAAACCGAGCCGCAGATTCAGGAGGTGATGGGCGTGGCGGAGAAGGGTCACGACTACTTCCTGCAGGTCACCGACGCGCGGCCGGATACCGGCGGCCTCTCGGGTGCGACGCCGAACGAGGCGGTGAGCTGGGGCAAGATCGATCCCGAACGGTTGCCCGATTCGGTGGTCTGCTACGTTGATTCGACGGTCGCGCTGCCGCTGATCACCGCGTACGCACTCGCGCGGCGCAAGCCGCGGCCGCCGCGCCGGTTGTACGAACAGCGCGAGCGGATGATGAGTGAACTGTTGGCTGCGTATGAAAAAGTGCGGCGACGATCAGGCAGAGCCTCAGCAAAGCCGCGCAAGCGAGTCCGCGAGACTGCGGCAAAATAA
- a CDS encoding 3'(2'),5'-bisphosphate nucleotidase CysQ, which translates to MSKIENPRTVSTTTHEFARELKAAEAAALEAGEILRRHYRDRGFTIDQKGKDNPVTTADFEADHKLKELLHDGFPGYGWLSEETADDGARLRHDRVWIVDPLDGTKEFIKGIPEFVVAIALAEQGVPVVGVTYNPIRDELFAGARGAGVTLNGQPAAVTPRPSLDHATVLASRSETSRGEWKGYEHRIKIDPIGSVAYKLALVAAGRADATFTLTPKSEWDIASGAALVIEAGGRVTDLDGKAIRFNQASVKLKGFVASNGLLHDEIERMLLLSK; encoded by the coding sequence ATGTCGAAGATTGAAAACCCTCGAACGGTCTCTACCACCACTCATGAATTTGCCCGCGAGCTCAAGGCCGCAGAGGCCGCGGCGCTTGAGGCCGGCGAAATCCTGCGGCGCCACTATCGGGATCGCGGCTTCACGATCGATCAAAAGGGCAAGGACAATCCCGTCACGACGGCGGATTTCGAAGCCGATCACAAGCTGAAGGAACTCCTGCACGACGGCTTTCCCGGCTACGGCTGGCTCTCCGAGGAGACCGCCGACGACGGCGCGCGCCTGCGTCACGACCGGGTCTGGATCGTCGATCCGCTGGACGGCACCAAGGAATTCATCAAGGGGATTCCTGAGTTCGTCGTCGCGATCGCGCTGGCCGAGCAGGGCGTCCCGGTCGTTGGTGTCACCTACAATCCGATCCGCGACGAGCTCTTTGCCGGCGCGCGCGGCGCGGGAGTGACCCTCAACGGCCAACCTGCCGCGGTCACGCCGCGGCCGTCGCTCGATCACGCGACGGTGCTCGCCAGCCGCAGCGAAACCTCGCGCGGGGAGTGGAAGGGCTACGAGCATCGCATCAAGATCGACCCGATCGGCAGCGTCGCCTATAAGCTCGCGTTGGTCGCCGCTGGTCGCGCCGACGCGACTTTCACGCTGACGCCAAAGAGCGAATGGGACATCGCCTCGGGTGCCGCACTGGTGATCGAGGCTGGCGGGCGCGTCACCGATCTCGACGGCAAAGCGATCCGTTTCAATCAGGCGTCGGTGAAGCTCAAGGGCTTCGTCGCCTCCAATGGCCTGCTGCACGACGAAATCGAACGGATGTTGCTGCTCTCCAAATAG
- a CDS encoding TIGR03620 family F420-dependent LLM class oxidoreductase, whose protein sequence is MDIGKIGIWFFLDGMDAAASVEFVRKVEKLGYGAMWIPEAVGREPFAHSAYLAAHTERLVFATGIANIWARDPITMSAASKTVAELSGGRFLLGIGVSHKPLVNNLRGHSYDKPYSYMKDYLPKMKSALYRAPAAKEEVPVVIAALHPKMLALAAEQTQGTHTYFVPPEHTAKARAAIGPKPWICAAQAVILETDPAKARAAARTYMKTYVPRLPNYTNNLKALGWADKEFANGGSDALVDAIVAWGSADKIRDRIDAHLKAGATHVCILPLRVDSEALPDPRVMEALAPKQ, encoded by the coding sequence ATGGATATTGGAAAAATCGGCATCTGGTTCTTTCTCGACGGGATGGACGCGGCGGCGAGCGTCGAGTTCGTCCGCAAGGTCGAAAAACTCGGCTACGGCGCGATGTGGATTCCCGAGGCGGTCGGCCGCGAGCCGTTCGCACATAGCGCTTATCTCGCCGCCCATACCGAGCGCCTGGTCTTCGCCACCGGTATCGCGAATATCTGGGCGCGCGATCCGATCACGATGTCGGCGGCTTCAAAGACGGTCGCCGAATTGTCAGGCGGGCGCTTCCTGCTCGGGATCGGCGTGAGCCACAAGCCGCTGGTGAACAATCTGCGCGGGCACAGCTACGACAAACCCTACAGCTACATGAAGGATTATTTGCCGAAGATGAAGAGCGCGCTCTATCGCGCGCCGGCAGCGAAGGAGGAGGTGCCGGTGGTGATCGCCGCGTTGCATCCGAAGATGCTCGCACTGGCGGCGGAGCAGACCCAGGGGACCCATACCTATTTCGTCCCGCCGGAGCATACCGCGAAGGCGCGCGCGGCGATCGGCCCTAAGCCGTGGATCTGCGCGGCGCAGGCGGTAATCCTCGAAACCGATCCGGCCAAGGCGCGCGCCGCCGCCCGCACCTATATGAAGACCTATGTGCCGCGCTTGCCGAACTACACGAACAATCTCAAAGCGCTGGGATGGGCCGACAAGGAATTCGCGAACGGCGGCAGCGACGCGCTGGTTGACGCGATCGTGGCTTGGGGCAGCGCCGACAAAATTCGCGATCGCATCGACGCGCACCTCAAGGCCGGCGCCACGCACGTCTGTATCCTGCCGCTTCGCGTGGATAGCGAAGCACTCCCTGATCCGCGCGTGATGGAAGCGCTCGCCCCCAAGCAATAA
- a CDS encoding nuclear transport factor 2 family protein: MTDIERLLAIEEIRQVKARYFRCMDMKDWAGFTAVFAPDATVDYTPASADSSDWKAAGAANVVALVRSVVERAVSIHHGHMAEVEITSPTAARAIFAMEDLIYWPEGSRYKTMHGWGHYHETYEKLGGKWLIKTLVLTRLRVENT; the protein is encoded by the coding sequence ATGACCGACATTGAACGCTTGCTCGCGATCGAAGAGATCCGGCAGGTCAAGGCGCGTTATTTCCGCTGCATGGACATGAAGGACTGGGCCGGCTTCACCGCGGTCTTTGCCCCCGATGCGACCGTCGATTACACCCCGGCCTCCGCCGATTCGAGTGACTGGAAGGCCGCCGGCGCCGCTAATGTCGTGGCCTTAGTGCGCAGCGTCGTCGAGCGCGCCGTCTCGATTCATCACGGCCACATGGCCGAAGTCGAGATCACCTCGCCGACCGCGGCGCGCGCGATCTTCGCGATGGAAGATCTGATCTACTGGCCCGAAGGCTCACGCTACAAGACGATGCACGGCTGGGGCCACTATCACGAGACCTACGAAAAACTCGGCGGCAAGTGGCTGATCAAGACGCTGGTGCTCACCCGCCTCCGCGTCGAGAATACGTGA